The following proteins come from a genomic window of Nostoc sp. ATCC 53789:
- a CDS encoding glycosyltransferase, with translation MIKVLHIIDFLCLGGAARSMIAISKYSSRLHEQLQHQVISLKEATPSAVELAELGGMKFVNPTDVIARNKLIAEADLVHIHYWNNPQIFSFLHSELPPTRLIIWFHVSGDSAPQVITRDLINYADFAIPCNPHSYDLPVVRQLAPEIRQKKVGMVYDAADFERVQNIQPKPHNTFNVGYMGSLAFSKMHPEYISMSAKANIPHVKFILCGGGNINLLQQQASALDSLNKFDFRGFVEDISSVISEFDVYGYPLCEDTYAAAELNLQEVMYAGIPAIVFPHGGIKKLVIDNYTGLVVNSELEYSQALEYLYHNPQERLRLGKNAKQYAEQIFGAENAAKQLNPIYHRLMETPKRTRQWSIPVDGSLLDEPVSLLDVVEIPTQFEGSKTFIESIGDTAPQFITSLTSEDINQLFAADEKIGNSSTLLGLGEGGVAQYLNHYPQDGYLRLWVGLILERQGKTSEAMGQFINSIHFGCNHWRAFWYLAQVAEHLQESSILQQALDKLSHSVPNFVPAQEMRKRLQTLLNSEFNLSSLNLREINYIIFPDWTQPEDELGLELQQVIQSLATHPDSEKITLIIHTANMAVEDAEMFLSSVVMNLLVEEDLDVTEGLEISLVGNLADIQWKALLPRVYARILLECEDTNALKQAKAETLTSYDIEVFSEAQAEQFFFA, from the coding sequence ATGATTAAAGTTTTACATATTATTGACTTTCTTTGTCTCGGTGGTGCTGCTCGCTCCATGATTGCCATTTCTAAATATTCATCCCGTTTACACGAGCAATTGCAACATCAAGTTATTTCCCTTAAAGAAGCTACTCCTAGTGCAGTGGAATTAGCAGAATTAGGGGGGATGAAATTTGTTAATCCAACTGACGTAATTGCTCGTAATAAATTAATTGCTGAAGCTGATTTAGTGCATATTCACTACTGGAATAATCCCCAGATTTTCTCCTTTCTGCATTCAGAATTACCGCCCACAAGATTAATTATCTGGTTTCATGTTTCAGGAGATAGCGCCCCACAGGTGATTACTCGTGATTTAATTAATTATGCTGACTTTGCTATTCCTTGTAATCCCCATTCTTATGACTTACCCGTAGTGCGACAATTAGCACCAGAAATAAGACAGAAAAAAGTTGGCATGGTTTACGATGCGGCTGATTTTGAAAGAGTTCAAAATATTCAACCCAAACCCCACAATACTTTTAATGTTGGCTATATGGGATCTTTAGCTTTTAGTAAAATGCACCCTGAGTATATCTCTATGAGTGCTAAAGCTAATATCCCCCATGTTAAATTTATTCTCTGTGGTGGTGGAAATATTAATTTATTACAGCAACAAGCCTCAGCATTAGACTCATTAAATAAATTTGATTTTCGTGGTTTTGTCGAAGATATTAGCTCAGTCATTTCTGAATTTGATGTTTATGGTTATCCGTTATGTGAAGATACTTATGCTGCGGCTGAATTAAATTTACAAGAAGTAATGTACGCCGGAATACCTGCAATAGTTTTTCCCCACGGTGGTATTAAAAAATTAGTGATTGATAACTACACAGGCTTAGTTGTCAATAGTGAATTAGAATACAGTCAAGCCTTAGAGTACCTTTATCACAATCCCCAAGAAAGATTAAGACTAGGCAAAAATGCCAAGCAATACGCCGAGCAAATCTTTGGTGCAGAAAATGCTGCTAAACAGCTAAATCCCATCTATCACCGCTTGATGGAAACACCCAAAAGAACGAGACAATGGAGTATTCCTGTTGATGGTAGTTTGTTAGATGAACCTGTATCTCTTCTTGATGTAGTTGAGATCCCTACACAATTTGAAGGTTCAAAAACATTTATTGAGTCTATAGGAGATACCGCACCCCAATTTATTACAAGTTTAACTTCTGAAGATATTAATCAATTATTTGCTGCTGATGAAAAAATAGGTAATTCTTCTACTCTTTTAGGATTAGGAGAGGGTGGAGTAGCTCAATATCTTAATCACTACCCCCAAGATGGTTATTTAAGGTTATGGGTAGGGTTAATCTTGGAACGTCAGGGAAAAACTTCAGAAGCAATGGGACAGTTTATCAATTCCATTCACTTTGGTTGTAATCATTGGCGTGCATTTTGGTATTTAGCCCAAGTAGCAGAGCATCTTCAGGAAAGTTCTATATTGCAACAAGCGTTAGATAAGCTAAGTCATTCTGTGCCTAACTTTGTTCCTGCTCAAGAGATGAGAAAAAGATTACAAACACTATTAAATTCGGAATTTAATTTATCTAGCTTAAATCTGAGAGAAATTAACTATATTATTTTCCCTGATTGGACGCAACCAGAAGATGAACTAGGTTTAGAGTTACAACAGGTGATTCAATCATTAGCAACTCATCCTGACAGCGAAAAAATTACTCTAATTATCCATACGGCTAATATGGCTGTCGAAGATGCAGAAATGTTTTTATCTAGTGTGGTCATGAATCTTTTGGTGGAAGAAGATTTAGATGTTACTGAAGGGTTAGAAATTTCTCTAGTTGGAAATTTGGCTGATATTCAATGGAAAGCTTTGCTACCTCGTGTTTATGCAAGAATTCTTTTAGAATGTGAAGATACAAACGCACTGAAGCAAGCAAAAGCAGAAACTCTGACATCTTACGATATAGAAGTTTTTAGCGAAGCACAAGCTGAACAGTTTTTTTTTGCTTGA